A genomic region of Methanothermobacter thermautotrophicus str. Delta H contains the following coding sequences:
- the mthK gene encoding calcium-gated potassium channel MthK, translating into MVLVIEIIRKHLPRVLKVPATRILLLVLAVIIYGTAGFHFIEGESWTVSLYWTFVTIATVGYGDYSPSTPLGMYFTVTLIVLGIGTFAVAVERLLEFLINREQMKLMGLIDVAKSRHVVICGWSESTLECLRELRGSEVFVLAEDENVRKKVLRSGANFVHGDPTRVSDLEKANVRGARAVIVDLESDSETIHCILGIRKIDESVRIIAEAERYENIEQLRMAGADQVISPFVISGRLMSRSIDDGYEAMFVQDVLAEESTRRMVEVPIPEGSKLEGVSVLDADIHDVTGVIIIGVGRGDELIIDPPRDYSFRAGDIILGIGKPEEIERLKNYISA; encoded by the coding sequence ATGGTCCTTGTAATTGAGATCATAAGAAAGCATCTCCCAAGGGTCTTAAAGGTCCCGGCCACGCGCATACTCCTCCTTGTTCTTGCTGTGATCATCTACGGCACAGCAGGGTTCCATTTCATAGAGGGGGAGTCATGGACGGTTTCCCTCTACTGGACCTTTGTAACAATAGCAACTGTTGGTTACGGTGACTACAGTCCCTCAACGCCACTTGGAATGTACTTCACGGTAACCCTTATCGTACTTGGCATAGGGACCTTCGCGGTTGCAGTTGAAAGACTTTTAGAGTTCCTCATAAACAGGGAGCAGATGAAATTAATGGGGCTGATAGATGTGGCTAAATCAAGGCACGTGGTTATATGTGGCTGGAGTGAGAGTACCCTGGAGTGCCTCAGGGAACTCCGGGGGAGTGAGGTGTTTGTGCTTGCAGAGGATGAGAACGTCAGGAAGAAGGTCCTGAGGAGTGGGGCCAACTTTGTCCATGGGGACCCCACCAGGGTCTCTGACCTTGAAAAGGCCAATGTCAGGGGCGCGAGGGCGGTTATAGTGGACCTTGAATCTGACTCAGAGACCATACACTGCATACTTGGCATAAGGAAGATAGATGAATCTGTGAGGATCATAGCCGAGGCTGAGAGATATGAGAACATTGAGCAGTTGAGGATGGCGGGTGCTGATCAGGTGATATCCCCCTTTGTCATATCAGGGAGGCTGATGTCCAGGAGCATCGATGACGGCTATGAGGCTATGTTCGTACAGGATGTGCTTGCAGAGGAATCCACAAGGAGGATGGTTGAAGTCCCAATCCCTGAAGGGAGCAAACTTGAAGGAGTTTCAGTCCTTGACGCTGACATCCATGATGTGACAGGGGTAATTATAATCGGTGTGGGACGTGGAGATGAACTCATAATAGACCCTCCAAGGGATTACTCCTTCAGGGCAGGGGATATAATACTGGGCATAGGAAAACCAGAGGAGATTGAAAGGTTAAAGAATTACATCAGCGCCTGA
- a CDS encoding SBBP repeat-containing protein: MDYSTYLGDKVVDEARDVYVDDSGYIYVTGSTHVNGSKDVFVTKFNVTREVIYHTILTDTSGDDWGHRIVADGDGYAYVVGEINHDGLKVADAFISKIDPSGKEVKRVYIGGSGYDVAKGLAIDYEGNIYVSGYTISTVLNVSELGGGTARVPGTNPNATPLTDWTYHGGYDAFLARFDQDLNPVNLRYFGGSWDDYCQGIAIDYAGNIYITGYTYSDDFPVTFDAISGDKRGTTDIFLSRFTPDLNCDYSTYLGGSGPDFCYSIISRDSRIYLAGKTNSSDFPVTPNAYQKTRNGSSDGFIMVFNDYSVEYSTYLGGRGDDSINDITQDILGNLYLTGWTGSDNFPLTPGAYDSSLSGVDAFVMKFSIPKGVLYSSYLGGIEADQGYGVAVDRYQNIYVAGKTWSSNFTVTPDACKKNLTGLSDGFLTRFTPFIISNISVTPLNGTGPLTVTLRGNITNCGDSTGWYRLDLYINGYRTAGKWVEVGSLETEPFEFEYTLRNSRAYSVGVNNFPPATVRVFLGPLIIPENLRVTPSGGQEPLKVNVTADLVNYGDLPDSYTAELYIDGVLLDSRNVTVNASSRTTVSFNRTLAAGLYEITINDLEPELVYVMEGEKFYIENFTLTPQSGAAPLTVTVSAMITNIDSNPRSYTATIYVNGVPDHTKVLNIPGESTVPFSTSILLPDRGLYTISLNNNVSGTVRVLSEANFTLSNVTVSPVEGKSPLNVTVTAIVRNNGDLAGDFAVTLYLDDVAWETRTVSVPGKSSVLVSFKKELAFPGEYRLRLNSGTDVTIRVLEPDPTITGFNVTPVTGPAPLSVRASLNVTNPHDLVIGFTARLMVDGVVVQENIVSLSPGETREIAMGTLLTPGNHTVGINEFSKIVRVLRPASITLSDLRVTPSSGFSPLTITATATARNTGEVDGNYTAVLYINGLAVDEKNVTVGAGRSVQVAFNHTIENAGIYLAGIGSLTPLDVRVLSEPAISNLSATPLTGVSPHRIIVTALVSTTEEGSGNYTAGLYIDGVNVQNRTVRVTGPGSVLVSFTADISEPGEHQVTVNSLSPVTVRVLRPATFIVDSLTVSPSTGVIPFRVNASVRVTNIGDIAGNYTARLYIDGVNVQNRTVNVPAGGDVTVSFTYNITQRGNHTVWIDNPPGINVNALKPATLEIRSFSVTPGSAVGSVNANVSAEIENSGDLEGEFSIPFYLNGSLIRNETIRLGPGERGNINFQQYLSGPGVYTFSLGNLRNSTVYVNPARRKYSFTFRNTGKYTTTVTYYVTVYSSTGAKLGYRTFKFTLKPGRSYSATIGYYPYDARIVTTRKIYNPSRYTRTIKLSETFRADTLSATLNYSNTIRGYRYVYIKKTFRAVNMRITVT, encoded by the coding sequence GTGGACTATTCAACATACCTCGGTGACAAAGTCGTTGACGAGGCACGTGACGTCTATGTGGACGACTCAGGGTACATCTATGTGACCGGATCTACACATGTAAATGGATCCAAGGATGTATTCGTCACCAAATTTAACGTGACAAGAGAAGTCATATACCACACAATATTAACTGACACATCAGGAGACGACTGGGGCCACAGAATAGTTGCAGATGGAGATGGATACGCCTACGTTGTGGGCGAGATAAACCATGACGGTCTGAAGGTTGCGGATGCCTTCATATCAAAAATAGACCCCTCAGGCAAAGAAGTTAAGAGGGTATACATTGGCGGCTCAGGCTATGACGTTGCAAAGGGCCTTGCCATCGATTATGAGGGCAACATTTACGTCAGTGGCTACACAATTTCAACCGTCCTCAATGTATCCGAGCTGGGTGGGGGTACAGCCAGAGTGCCTGGGACCAACCCAAACGCAACTCCACTGACAGACTGGACCTATCATGGTGGATACGATGCATTTCTTGCCAGGTTCGACCAGGACCTCAATCCTGTCAATCTAAGATACTTTGGGGGATCATGGGACGACTACTGCCAGGGTATCGCCATTGACTATGCAGGTAACATATACATTACGGGATACACCTACTCAGATGACTTTCCAGTGACATTTGATGCCATATCCGGTGATAAAAGGGGAACCACCGATATATTTCTATCAAGATTCACTCCAGACCTGAATTGTGATTATTCAACCTATCTTGGAGGTTCAGGACCGGATTTCTGTTATTCAATTATATCCAGGGACTCCCGGATTTACCTCGCAGGTAAAACCAATTCATCTGACTTCCCTGTGACACCAAACGCCTACCAGAAAACAAGGAACGGCTCCAGTGACGGTTTCATCATGGTATTCAATGACTACTCAGTGGAATACTCAACCTATCTCGGTGGGCGCGGAGACGACTCAATAAACGATATCACACAGGACATCCTTGGAAACCTCTACCTCACAGGTTGGACAGGATCAGATAACTTCCCCTTAACACCCGGAGCATACGACAGTTCCTTAAGTGGTGTGGATGCCTTCGTTATGAAATTCAGCATCCCGAAAGGCGTCCTCTACAGCTCCTACCTGGGGGGCATTGAGGCAGACCAGGGCTACGGTGTGGCGGTTGACAGGTACCAGAACATCTATGTTGCAGGGAAAACCTGGTCCTCAAATTTCACGGTAACTCCAGATGCCTGCAAAAAGAATCTCACAGGACTCTCAGATGGTTTCCTTACAAGATTCACACCATTCATAATAAGCAACATCAGCGTGACACCCCTCAACGGGACAGGACCCCTCACAGTAACCCTTAGAGGTAACATAACCAACTGCGGTGATTCCACAGGGTGGTACAGACTTGACCTCTACATAAACGGTTACAGGACTGCTGGAAAGTGGGTCGAGGTTGGTTCACTGGAAACAGAGCCCTTCGAGTTTGAATACACCCTGAGAAACAGCAGGGCATATTCTGTGGGTGTGAACAACTTCCCACCAGCAACTGTGAGGGTATTCCTCGGGCCCCTGATAATCCCAGAGAACCTCCGGGTGACACCATCAGGTGGCCAGGAGCCCCTGAAGGTGAATGTGACAGCTGACCTTGTAAACTACGGCGACCTTCCAGACAGCTACACAGCAGAACTTTACATTGACGGGGTGCTCCTTGACAGCAGGAATGTCACCGTGAACGCCAGCAGCAGGACCACCGTATCCTTCAACAGGACCCTTGCAGCAGGCCTATATGAGATCACCATAAACGACCTTGAACCCGAGCTGGTCTATGTCATGGAGGGGGAGAAGTTCTACATAGAAAACTTCACACTGACACCCCAGAGCGGAGCAGCACCACTGACGGTTACGGTCAGCGCCATGATCACCAATATCGATTCAAATCCAAGGAGTTACACAGCCACCATATACGTCAACGGTGTTCCCGATCACACGAAGGTCCTCAATATTCCAGGTGAAAGCACGGTACCCTTCAGCACCAGCATACTCCTTCCTGATAGAGGATTATACACGATATCACTCAACAATAATGTCTCAGGAACCGTCAGGGTCCTCAGTGAGGCCAACTTCACACTATCCAATGTTACAGTTTCCCCGGTGGAGGGCAAATCACCACTCAACGTGACTGTCACTGCAATAGTAAGGAACAACGGTGACCTAGCAGGTGATTTCGCAGTGACGCTCTACCTTGATGATGTAGCCTGGGAAACCAGAACCGTCAGTGTCCCTGGTAAGAGTTCGGTGCTGGTTTCATTCAAAAAGGAGCTCGCCTTTCCAGGTGAATACCGTCTGCGTTTGAACTCAGGCACTGATGTGACTATCAGGGTCCTTGAGCCTGATCCAACGATCACAGGGTTCAATGTCACGCCTGTGACAGGCCCGGCCCCATTAAGTGTAAGGGCGTCCCTGAACGTGACAAATCCCCACGACCTGGTTATAGGTTTCACTGCAAGGCTAATGGTTGATGGTGTGGTCGTCCAGGAGAACATTGTGAGTCTCAGTCCGGGCGAAACAAGGGAAATCGCCATGGGGACACTTCTAACCCCTGGAAACCATACTGTGGGAATCAATGAGTTCAGTAAAATCGTGCGTGTCCTTAGACCTGCCAGCATAACCCTCTCAGATCTGCGCGTGACACCATCTTCAGGTTTCAGCCCTCTTACCATAACAGCCACTGCCACTGCCAGGAACACCGGCGAGGTTGACGGGAATTACACTGCAGTCCTCTACATCAACGGTCTGGCTGTGGATGAGAAGAATGTTACAGTTGGGGCCGGTAGAAGCGTCCAGGTGGCATTTAATCACACCATAGAAAATGCCGGAATATACCTGGCTGGAATAGGATCTCTAACCCCACTTGATGTGAGGGTACTCAGTGAACCTGCAATCTCAAACCTCAGTGCCACACCACTCACCGGTGTTTCACCACACAGGATAATAGTCACGGCCCTGGTAAGCACCACTGAGGAGGGGTCTGGAAACTACACTGCAGGGCTCTACATTGACGGTGTGAATGTCCAGAACAGGACCGTTAGGGTCACAGGTCCGGGTTCAGTGCTTGTTAGCTTCACAGCGGATATCAGTGAACCAGGTGAGCACCAGGTGACTGTCAATTCCCTTTCCCCGGTCACGGTGAGGGTTCTAAGACCCGCAACCTTCATTGTTGACAGCCTAACTGTTTCACCATCCACCGGAGTCATACCCTTCAGAGTCAATGCATCTGTAAGGGTGACCAACATCGGAGACATTGCCGGTAACTACACCGCAAGGCTCTACATTGACGGTGTGAATGTCCAGAACAGGACCGTTAACGTGCCTGCCGGTGGGGATGTCACAGTGTCATTCACATACAATATAACGCAGAGGGGCAACCACACGGTGTGGATAGATAATCCGCCCGGCATCAATGTGAACGCACTGAAACCAGCCACACTTGAGATAAGATCATTCAGTGTTACACCGGGAAGCGCTGTGGGGTCAGTGAACGCAAATGTCAGTGCAGAGATTGAAAACAGTGGTGACCTTGAAGGGGAATTCAGCATACCATTCTACCTAAACGGGTCACTCATAAGGAACGAAACCATCAGACTCGGACCCGGGGAGAGAGGAAACATAAACTTCCAGCAGTACCTATCCGGACCCGGTGTCTACACCTTCAGTCTGGGTAACCTCAGGAACAGCACAGTATACGTTAACCCGGCCAGAAGAAAATACTCCTTCACATTCAGAAATACAGGAAAGTACACCACCACAGTGACATACTATGTGACGGTTTATTCATCAACCGGTGCAAAACTTGGATACCGGACATTCAAGTTCACACTGAAACCCGGCAGAAGCTACTCAGCAACCATCGGATACTACCCATACGATGCAAGGATAGTGACAACGAGGAAGATCTACAACCCGAGCAGGTACACCAGGACCATAAAACTCTCAGAGACCTTCAGAGCCGACACACTATCAGCAACGCTCAACTACAGCAACACCATAAGGGGTTACAGGTACGTGTACATAAAAAAGACCTTCAGGGCGGTTAATATGAGAATAACCGTCACCTGA
- the sfsA gene encoding DNA/RNA nuclease SfsA, producing the protein MMVAMIIENPLRGSYIERPNRFTVAVYVDGERRLAHLRDPGRLRELLIPGNDVILRKASSGNRKTEFDVIALRRDDEWVLVNSGFHSDLAASIIESSAVDEFRGFRIEKRECSFGRSRIDFLLASENERMLVEVKGCTLVRENLALFPDAPTERGRRHVEELERALSEGYHSSVLFLVFGRSARFFSPNHEMDPEFSSALRRAHEAGVNVIPYTLATDINEKVLVYPLRRIAVRWPGESP; encoded by the coding sequence ATGATGGTTGCCATGATCATAGAGAACCCCTTAAGGGGAAGCTACATTGAAAGGCCCAACAGGTTCACAGTGGCTGTTTATGTTGATGGTGAGAGGCGGCTAGCCCACCTGAGGGACCCTGGAAGGCTCAGAGAACTTCTGATACCTGGAAACGATGTTATACTGAGGAAAGCCTCCTCAGGAAACCGGAAAACAGAGTTTGATGTTATAGCCCTCAGGAGGGATGATGAGTGGGTGCTTGTAAACTCGGGCTTCCACAGTGACCTGGCTGCCAGTATAATAGAATCCTCAGCAGTGGATGAGTTTCGTGGCTTCAGAATAGAAAAGAGGGAATGCAGCTTCGGCAGAAGCAGGATTGATTTTCTGCTGGCATCTGAAAATGAAAGGATGCTCGTTGAGGTCAAGGGCTGCACCCTTGTCAGGGAAAACCTTGCGCTTTTCCCTGACGCACCCACAGAGAGGGGCAGGAGACACGTTGAGGAACTGGAACGCGCCCTCTCTGAGGGTTACCATAGCAGTGTACTCTTCCTTGTATTTGGCAGAAGTGCACGCTTCTTTTCTCCAAATCATGAAATGGATCCTGAGTTTTCATCTGCACTTAGAAGGGCCCATGAAGCAGGCGTGAATGTAATACCCTACACCCTGGCCACTGATATCAATGAGAAAGTCCTTGTGTATCCCCTAAGGAGAATAGCTGTGCGTTGGCCGGGTGAATCCCCCTGA
- a CDS encoding cobalt-precorrin-7 (C(5))-methyltransferase: protein MTLNIVGIGPGSPDYITPAAKNVVMNSEVVFGSRRALELFPSARKTVVLGARDMDEKLGRAAELAIAMEVSVLSTGDPGFSGVLKPLKRIISSRGLPVRVKVVPGISSIQLCAARLLIPWDDADVITLHGRGEEGILDVIDNGRPTIILPSRNPSKTAAFLIECGLDPERRVAVCERLSYPDERVLKSTLRDVSESEFSYMSILVVL from the coding sequence ATGACTCTGAACATAGTGGGAATAGGTCCAGGATCGCCGGATTACATCACACCCGCTGCAAAAAATGTGGTTATGAACTCAGAAGTTGTATTTGGAAGTCGCAGGGCCCTTGAACTTTTTCCATCCGCCAGAAAAACCGTGGTCCTCGGTGCCAGGGATATGGATGAGAAGTTAGGAAGGGCTGCTGAACTTGCAATCGCCATGGAGGTCTCCGTGCTCTCCACAGGCGACCCTGGATTTTCAGGGGTCCTCAAACCACTGAAAAGGATAATATCCTCCCGTGGACTCCCGGTGAGGGTGAAGGTGGTGCCTGGAATCAGCTCAATCCAGCTATGTGCTGCGAGGCTGCTGATACCCTGGGACGATGCAGATGTCATCACCCTTCATGGACGTGGCGAGGAGGGGATCCTGGATGTAATTGATAATGGGAGGCCAACCATAATCCTGCCCTCAAGGAATCCATCAAAGACAGCAGCATTCCTCATTGAATGCGGTCTTGACCCTGAAAGGAGGGTTGCTGTCTGTGAAAGGCTCAGCTATCCCGATGAGAGGGTCCTGAAATCAACACTGAGGGATGTGAGTGAATCTGAATTCAGTTACATGTCCATCCTCGTTGTCCTCTGA
- a CDS encoding redox-regulated ATPase YchF has protein sequence MIQIAVTGKPNVGKSSFFNAATLSEAEVASYPFTTIDANHAVAYASCRCPCRELGVECNPRNSRCINGVRLIPVELIDVAGLVPGAHEGRGLGNKFLDDLRQARAFLHVIDASGSTDEEGRPVEAGSHDPLEDVEFLEEEITMWLYGILERNWERLLRKAASEKLDMNRIIHEQLSGTGITPEDIIEASRKVDADVYSWGKDELLQFLDELLRIAKPMLIVANKADLPSAGENIERLKDAYPHVVPASAEAELALRRAAEAGLISYTPGGSEFEIIDESKLTDKQRAALEYIRENVLEVYGSTGVQEAINRAVFDLLDMIVVFPVEDEHRFTDQKGNVLPDAILVPRGSSPRDLAYLIHTEIGDSFLHAVDARKGMRVASDHELEDGDIISIICSR, from the coding sequence ATGATCCAGATTGCAGTCACAGGAAAACCCAACGTTGGAAAATCATCATTCTTCAATGCAGCCACCCTATCTGAGGCCGAGGTTGCATCATATCCCTTCACAACAATCGATGCCAACCATGCAGTGGCCTATGCATCCTGCAGATGCCCCTGCAGGGAACTTGGAGTTGAATGCAACCCCCGGAACTCCCGGTGCATCAATGGTGTCAGACTAATACCAGTGGAGCTCATAGACGTCGCCGGCCTGGTACCAGGGGCCCATGAGGGGAGGGGCCTCGGGAACAAGTTCCTTGATGACCTCAGACAGGCGAGGGCATTTCTCCATGTCATAGACGCCTCGGGTTCCACCGATGAGGAGGGGAGACCCGTTGAAGCAGGAAGCCACGACCCCCTGGAGGACGTTGAGTTCCTGGAGGAGGAGATAACCATGTGGCTCTACGGGATCCTCGAGAGGAACTGGGAGAGGCTCCTCAGAAAGGCTGCTTCAGAGAAGCTCGACATGAACCGAATCATACATGAACAGCTCTCAGGTACCGGAATAACACCTGAGGACATCATTGAGGCATCAAGAAAGGTGGATGCCGATGTTTATTCATGGGGGAAGGATGAGCTTCTGCAGTTCCTTGATGAGCTCCTCAGAATAGCAAAGCCAATGCTCATAGTTGCAAATAAGGCTGACCTTCCCTCAGCCGGTGAGAATATTGAGCGCCTGAAGGATGCCTACCCCCACGTGGTACCCGCATCTGCAGAGGCTGAACTGGCCCTCAGAAGGGCAGCAGAGGCGGGTTTAATCAGTTACACCCCCGGTGGCAGTGAATTTGAGATAATCGATGAATCAAAGCTCACAGATAAACAGAGGGCGGCCCTTGAGTACATACGTGAAAATGTCCTGGAGGTTTACGGAAGCACAGGTGTCCAGGAGGCCATCAACAGGGCCGTATTTGATCTTCTGGACATGATAGTTGTCTTCCCGGTTGAGGATGAGCACAGATTCACTGACCAGAAGGGGAATGTGCTGCCAGACGCCATCCTTGTACCGCGGGGCTCCAGTCCAAGGGACCTTGCCTACCTGATACACACGGAGATAGGTGACTCCTTCCTCCATGCGGTGGATGCCAGAAAGGGTATGAGGGTCGCATCCGACCATGAACTGGAGGATGGGGACATAATAAGCATTATATGCAGCAGATAG
- a CDS encoding cation-translocating P-type ATPase: MTAIYELEVEEVLQRLETSESGLDPQEAEKRLKIHGPNKLEEVKRRPLILLFLSNLYNVLALLLWIAAILSFITGNYQLAVAIVMVIIINALFSFWQEYEAEKAAEALKNILPVMVKVIRASKEVLIPAADVVHGDIIILEEGDTVPADARILESHNLRVDASALTGESKPVRKVSHPVREADNYIDTENILFAGTQVTSGTGRAAVFATGRDTEFSRIATLTQEVREEPSPLQRQISLAARIIGALAVAMGVILFLVNLYIVRLPLETAFIFAIGLMVANVPEGLLPSVTLSLAASARKMARENALVKRLSSVETLGSTTIICTDKTGTLTRGEMTVRKIWIPHKVIEVTGSGYRPEGQFLFRGEPVSHRDMAELKLLMRAATFCNDSALIHEEGEWSVLGDSTEGALLVAAEKLGFDAEAELKAMPRITELPFDSRRKSMTSIHEKSGKRVAYVKGAPKKIIGLSERISVDGRVRALHADEKERIIGIHDEMASKGLRVLAFAYRELPEDLEVRDPGEVERDLVLVGMAAMHDPPREGVKEAVEHCKTAGIRIIMITGDYGLTAEAIAREIGIVEGECRIIKGKELDKLKDTELRGILARERNLIFARAVPEHKMRIASVLEDSDEIVAMTGDGVNDAPALRKADIGVAMGSGTDVAKEAADIVLADDNFASIVTAVREGRTVYENIRKFITYIFSHETAEIVPFIMMVLFSIPLPITIMQILAIDLGTDTLPALALGRSLPESDVMKLPPRAPSERLLNREVILRGYLFTGTIEAALIMAAYFLVLYSGGWLPGQELSASDPLYMRATTVVFAGIVMAQLGNLLSSQTLRSSALEAGLLRNRWILAGMVFAISVMLLVIYLPPLQPIFGTAPPGILEWFILILFTPIVFLTDEMRKFIQRRLA, from the coding sequence ATGACCGCCATATATGAACTTGAAGTGGAGGAGGTCCTGCAGAGGCTTGAAACATCAGAATCAGGCCTTGACCCCCAGGAGGCGGAAAAACGCCTCAAGATCCACGGTCCAAACAAACTTGAGGAGGTCAAAAGGAGACCACTCATCCTGCTTTTTCTATCAAACCTCTACAACGTACTTGCACTGCTGCTCTGGATCGCAGCCATACTGTCCTTTATAACAGGCAATTACCAGCTTGCAGTCGCCATTGTAATGGTTATAATCATAAACGCACTCTTCAGTTTCTGGCAGGAATATGAGGCTGAAAAGGCAGCCGAGGCCCTTAAAAACATTCTGCCTGTGATGGTTAAGGTCATAAGGGCCTCAAAGGAGGTTCTGATACCCGCGGCTGATGTCGTGCACGGGGACATCATAATCCTTGAGGAGGGGGACACCGTCCCGGCCGACGCAAGGATCCTTGAATCACACAACCTGAGGGTGGATGCATCAGCACTGACAGGAGAATCAAAACCTGTGAGAAAGGTATCACACCCGGTCAGGGAGGCTGATAACTACATAGACACAGAGAACATTCTGTTTGCAGGCACCCAGGTGACTTCAGGTACAGGAAGGGCCGCTGTGTTTGCAACCGGCAGGGACACCGAGTTCAGCAGGATAGCGACACTCACACAGGAGGTGCGTGAGGAGCCCAGCCCCCTCCAGCGACAGATATCCCTGGCCGCAAGGATCATAGGGGCCCTGGCGGTCGCCATGGGGGTCATCCTCTTCCTGGTGAACCTTTACATAGTCAGACTCCCCCTTGAAACGGCATTCATATTCGCAATTGGTTTGATGGTTGCAAACGTCCCGGAGGGCCTTCTTCCGAGCGTCACACTCTCACTTGCGGCATCCGCAAGGAAGATGGCCCGGGAAAACGCCCTTGTGAAGAGACTTTCCAGTGTGGAGACACTGGGATCAACGACAATCATATGCACAGATAAGACAGGGACCCTCACAAGGGGTGAGATGACGGTCAGGAAAATATGGATCCCCCATAAGGTCATCGAGGTCACAGGGTCAGGTTACAGACCAGAAGGTCAGTTCCTCTTCAGGGGTGAACCAGTGAGCCACAGGGACATGGCCGAGCTGAAGCTGCTCATGAGGGCAGCCACCTTCTGCAACGATTCGGCCCTCATACATGAGGAAGGTGAATGGAGTGTGCTGGGTGATTCAACCGAGGGCGCCCTCCTTGTTGCAGCCGAGAAGCTGGGCTTTGATGCTGAGGCAGAACTCAAAGCGATGCCAAGGATAACAGAGCTCCCCTTTGACTCCAGGCGGAAATCAATGACCTCAATCCATGAGAAATCAGGGAAGAGGGTGGCCTACGTCAAGGGAGCGCCAAAGAAGATAATAGGATTATCGGAACGCATTTCTGTGGATGGGAGGGTCAGAGCCCTCCATGCAGATGAGAAGGAAAGGATAATAGGCATACATGATGAAATGGCCTCGAAGGGTCTCCGTGTACTTGCCTTCGCATACCGGGAACTCCCCGAGGACCTTGAAGTCAGGGACCCCGGTGAGGTTGAGAGGGACCTTGTACTGGTGGGCATGGCAGCCATGCATGATCCACCAAGGGAGGGGGTTAAGGAGGCTGTGGAGCACTGCAAGACTGCAGGTATAAGGATCATAATGATAACAGGTGACTATGGTCTCACAGCAGAGGCCATAGCCAGGGAGATCGGGATAGTGGAGGGTGAGTGCAGAATAATCAAGGGAAAGGAGCTGGATAAGCTCAAAGACACCGAACTCAGGGGTATACTGGCCAGGGAGAGGAACCTTATATTCGCAAGGGCGGTCCCTGAACATAAGATGAGGATAGCATCTGTCCTGGAGGACTCAGATGAGATCGTTGCCATGACAGGGGACGGTGTTAACGATGCACCCGCCCTCAGGAAGGCAGATATAGGTGTTGCCATGGGGAGCGGCACCGATGTTGCAAAGGAGGCAGCAGACATAGTCCTTGCAGATGACAACTTTGCAAGTATCGTGACCGCGGTCAGGGAGGGCCGTACGGTCTATGAGAATATAAGGAAGTTCATAACCTACATATTTTCTCATGAGACAGCTGAGATAGTCCCATTTATCATGATGGTTCTCTTCAGCATACCCCTCCCAATAACCATAATGCAGATACTCGCAATAGACCTTGGAACAGACACCCTCCCGGCCCTGGCCCTTGGAAGATCCCTGCCGGAGTCTGATGTGATGAAACTGCCACCAAGGGCCCCCTCAGAGAGGCTCCTTAACAGGGAGGTCATCCTGAGGGGTTACCTGTTCACAGGGACAATTGAGGCAGCCCTCATCATGGCAGCATACTTCCTGGTTCTCTATTCAGGGGGATGGCTTCCAGGACAGGAACTTTCAGCCAGCGATCCCCTCTACATGAGGGCCACCACGGTGGTCTTTGCAGGTATAGTCATGGCACAGCTGGGCAATCTTCTCTCCTCACAGACCCTCCGTTCATCAGCACTTGAGGCGGGCCTCCTGAGGAACAGGTGGATACTGGCAGGTATGGTCTTTGCAATCTCGGTGATGCTCCTTGTTATCTATCTGCCACCACTGCAGCCCATCTTCGGCACAGCCCCACCCGGAATCCTGGAGTGGTTCATCCTGATACTCTTCACACCCATCGTCTTTCTGACAGATGAGATGAGGAAGTTCATACAGAGGAGGCTGGCCTGA